The genomic DNA AACTTGCGGCAATAACCGCAAAAACAGTCATAGCTTCGGCAGCACGATTTATTGATGTTCGCCATTTTTGGCGTAAGACAAGAAGGAAAATTGAAAAAGCTGTTCCCGCATGACCGATTCCAATCCACCAAACAAAGTTAATGATTGACCAGCCCCATGCAACATCGTTATTGATTCCCCAAACGCCAATGCCTTTGCTAACTGTAATGTAGGCTGCCCAAACACCAAGAAGAAGCATAAAAATTGAAATACCCAGAGCAATATACCACCAAGCAGGAGCTTTCTTTTCCATAGGAGCAAGCACCTCATTGGTTATTTGCCCATAAGACTTATTTCCTTTTATTAAAGCACCTCTTATCTTTTTGTTGTACATCTTCTTTTTAAACTAATTTTATGCTATCTTTTAATTTTTTAAATATTTTTCATNNNNNNNNNNNNNNNNNNNNNNNNNNNNNNNNNNNNNNNNNNNNNNNNNNNNNNNNNNNNNNNNNNNNNNNNNNNNNNNNNNNNNNNNNNNNNNNNNNNNACAGATTCACAGATTACAAAATTACTCTTTTTGAAATTAATGAATTGATAAGTTTCATTTTGCAAAGGATATTTTTTATCATAATATTGCATATATTTAAATTTAAATCTGTGAATCTGTGGCTTTAATTATTTTTTACCCACGTTATTTTTATTCCTAACTTTTGTTAAATAAACTACTGACGGAAGAGTGTTAAGTTCTTCCAACAAACCATAAGCCCTCTCGTCCTTAAAATGTTTTGTGATTTTTGAATCCTTTTTGTTCATATCTCCAAAAGTAATCGCCTTTGACGGACAAGTCTGAACACAAGCAGGTTTAATTTCCCCATCAACTAACTCACGTCCCTCCTGTTTTGCCTGTATTTTCTTTTCTTGAATTCGCTGAACACAAAATGAACATTTTTCAACTACACCCCTTTCTCTCACAACAACATCGGGATTAAGAACCATTTTATTCAAATCGTCATTGAAATTATAATCAAAATCTTTATTGTCAGTATATTTGTACCAATTAAAACGCCTCACACTGTAAGGGCAATTATTCATACAATATCGTGTACCGATGCAACGATTGTAAGCCATTGAGTTCAAGCCTTCTTTAGTATGTGGCGTTGCTGAAACAGGGCAAACATTTTCACATGGAGCATTATCACCATGCTGACACATCACAACTTGATGTAAAACCTCAGGATTTTCATTTTCCACACTTGCCCCAACTTTATCAGATTCGGTTGAATAATATCTGTCAATTCTTATCCAATGCATTATTCTTCTGTTCTTCACTTCTTCTTTTCCAATTACTGCAATATTATTCTCTGCTTGACACGCAACTATGCAAGCATTGCAACCAATACATTTGTTGAGGTCGATACTCATTCCCCAAGATGCTCCGGGAAATTCCTGCTTTGGATACATTGAGGAAAATTCTCTTACATATCTTTTATGTGATTCATTCCCTGCTGATTTATTTTTTTTGTATTTATTTAAAGTTGTTTCCTTCACAATTTCACGCCCTTCCATACTATGATGAGTTTGTGTGGAAGCCAAAGGATAAGTTTTAGCTGTTCTTTTTAAAGATACACCATCTATCAAATATTGTCGTGTACTATTTTTGAATTGAACTAATGAAAAAGCATTTCCACCAACTCCTTTTGCTACTTTCCCAGCATCTGTTCTGCCATATCCCAAAGCAATAGAAATAGCTCCATAAGCTTGCCCTGATTGAATTAAAATTGGAAGTTCAATTTTATTGTTTACTTTTAAAACATCCTCTTGTTTCCATCCCTTGTCTTTTGCAAATTTTGGTGAAACTGCAACATAATTATCCCACACAATTTTGGAAATAGGGTCGGGTAGTTCCTGCAACCAAGGGTTATTAGCTTGAATTCCATTACCTAATGCAACGTTTTCGTAAAGAACACACTCAATTCCTTTTGCTTTCTGTGTTTTACTAATTTTTGAAATGTTTTTTTTGATAAAATCAAAGTTAAATTTCGGGTTGAAATTTTGTTTTACAGCTAAATTAAAAACTCCTTTTTGCAAACTATGATTCCAAAATTCACGAAAAGAAATGTATCTTATTTGTTCTGTAAACAAATTCCTTTCCCAGTATTTTTTTATATACGAATGATAATCTCCCTCAATACCTGCCCAACTCATAAGGTTTTGCTGTGCTTGTTGTGTGTCAAAAATATTTCGAATACATGGTTGTCCCAGGCTGTAAATTCCACTGTAAGCTTCTGCATCGCTCCATGATTCCAAAGGATGATTGTCAGGACACAAATAATTTACATACTTTGAGCTTTCATCTTTCTTTTGTGAAAACGAAATACTTAATTCTACTTTTTTTAATCCTTGCACAAATTTTTTCGCATTGTAATAATCGTAAACAGGATTAACATTGTACATAATCAATCCTTTTACAGAAGCATTATTCATTTGCTCTACAACTCTGTTAAAACTTTTGTCATTTGCTTGCTTTAGCAAAGTTGTTCTTTTAAAGTCAATAGTATTTCCAATATTTTTTAACAAAGAATTAATTGCATTTACAATTGCTTGAATATAAATATCGTTTGTTCCCGAAACAATAAGTGATTTTGATTTATTTTTTAAAAGCTCATTTGCAATTTCATTAATATTAATAGGGGATTTTTTTACAGAAATAGGAAATGCATTTCTTCTTTCCGCTATTTTATTATAAAGATTAATTAGAATGATTTTTTCATCTGAAGGCTTAATTGGGAAACGTGTATCGGCATTACTTCCTGTTATTGAAAGATTTGTTTCAAACTGATAATGTTTTGACATTGAGGTTTTTCCATTTGTCAAATCTCTTGTTTCGGAATACTGTTTTGTAAATTCCGTAGGAGAAAGCCAAGTACCAAGAAAATCTGCATTAAATGCAACAATAACTTTGGCTTTATCAAAACGATAGGATGGAATTGCGTTTTTCCCAAAAGTTTTTTTATTTGCCTCAAGCATAGCAGAATAAGACACAGAATCGTAGTAAACTACTTCTGTAGTTGGAAATTTCTTTTTAAAATCCTCAAATAAATTTACGGTTGAAGGGCTGATTATCGTAGATGAGAGTATTACTATTTTTCCTTTTTCCTCATTTATCTTTTCTAATTTCGTACTTATCTCTTGGTTTATTTTTTTCCAATTAGTTTTTTGTCCGTTTATTAAAGGATATTTTTGTCTTGAACTATCGTAAAGGCTTAACACCGAAGCTTGAGCTCTTGCACTTGTTCCTCCTTTTGTTAAAATGGAAAGTTCATTGCCTTCAATTTTTATCGGTCTGCCATCTCTCACTTTTACAAGCACAGATGCATAATCATGACCATCAAAATAAGTGGAAGCGTAATGAATTGCTTCTCCCGGTGTGATTTCTTCCGCTTTGTTAAAAAAAGGAATAGCCTTGCGTACAGGTTGTTTACAACTTTCAAAAGCTAAATAGCCTGCTGAAAAACCTAATACTTTTAAAAAATCTCTTCTGTTGGTTTTAAATCCGATTTTTATTTCTTCATCAGTCAATCCTTCAATGGAAAATTCAGCTTCGCTTCTTCCATTTTTACATTTGGTTTTATCTGTTGTTACTAACTCCTCTGTACTTCTCCAATACTTTTTCATAAAAACATTAATTTCTAATAATGACAAACTGAGCAATCTAATCCTCCAATATCCTCAACACTTACTGAGTTTCTTTGACCTGATTTTATTTGCTGATGAAAAGTTTTATAATTTTTATAAAAATCGTTCTTTTTAAATTCTACATTTTTCTCTCTGTGGCAATCAATACACCAGCCCATACTCAAATCTTTTACCTGAACTATTCTATCCATATCTTCTACATTCCCATGACATTCAGTACAGTCCATTTTCCCTAAATTTACATGTGTAGCATGATTAAAATAAACATGGTCGGGCATGTTGTAAACCCTAATCCACTCAATAGGTTTTTGGTTTTTCCTACTTTCAAATATTTTATTTATCTCAGTTTTTCCTGTATTAGCTCCTTCTTTAATTACTGAATGACAATTCATACAAA from Bacteroidota bacterium includes the following:
- a CDS encoding TAT-variant-translocated molybdopterin oxidoreductase, translating into MKKYWRSTEELVTTDKTKCKNGRSEAEFSIEGLTDEEIKIGFKTNRRDFLKVLGFSAGYLAFESCKQPVRKAIPFFNKAEEITPGEAIHYASTYFDGHDYASVLVKVRDGRPIKIEGNELSILTKGGTSARAQASVLSLYDSSRQKYPLINGQKTNWKKINQEISTKLEKINEEKGKIVILSSTIISPSTVNLFEDFKKKFPTTEVVYYDSVSYSAMLEANKKTFGKNAIPSYRFDKAKVIVAFNADFLGTWLSPTEFTKQYSETRDLTNGKTSMSKHYQFETNLSITGSNADTRFPIKPSDEKIILINLYNKIAERRNAFPISVKKSPININEIANELLKNKSKSLIVSGTNDIYIQAIVNAINSLLKNIGNTIDFKRTTLLKQANDKSFNRVVEQMNNASVKGLIMYNVNPVYDYYNAKKFVQGLKKVELSISFSQKKDESSKYVNYLCPDNHPLESWSDAEAYSGIYSLGQPCIRNIFDTQQAQQNLMSWAGIEGDYHSYIKKYWERNLFTEQIRYISFREFWNHSLQKGVFNLAVKQNFNPKFNFDFIKKNISKISKTQKAKGIECVLYENVALGNGIQANNPWLQELPDPISKIVWDNYVAVSPKFAKDKGWKQEDVLKVNNKIELPILIQSGQAYGAISIALGYGRTDAGKVAKGVGGNAFSLVQFKNSTRQYLIDGVSLKRTAKTYPLASTQTHHSMEGREIVKETTLNKYKKNKSAGNESHKRYVREFSSMYPKQEFPGASWGMSIDLNKCIGCNACIVACQAENNIAVIGKEEVKNRRIMHWIRIDRYYSTESDKVGASVENENPEVLHQVVMCQHGDNAPCENVCPVSATPHTKEGLNSMAYNRCIGTRYCMNNCPYSVRRFNWYKYTDNKDFDYNFNDDLNKMVLNPDVVVRERGVVEKCSFCVQRIQEKKIQAKQEGRELVDGEIKPACVQTCPSKAITFGDMNKKDSKITKHFKDERAYGLLEELNTLPSVVYLTKVRNKNNVGKK